A region of the Parafrankia discariae genome:
CCATTTGGCCAGACGCCTCTGGTCCGCGCCCGTCACCGCTGCCTCCCAGGGCTGACAGGTCGCCTTCAGCCGCAGCATGTGCGGCAGCGAGAATCCCAGCTTCACGTCTTCTCCTCACTGACCCGGGGCATCACAGCTGTTCGTTCATCGGCGTCGTGGCCGTCCGAGCCATACCCCACCTGGATGTCTCGTCGATCTTCAACCACGATCACCAGTGCCCAGCGTAGGACCTTACGCCCGACCCAACTTCTCGATCCAGTCCCGGCATAGCGCGGTCAAGCCGGCGGAGCCGACCCCACCCGGGCCCCGCTATGCGGGGCATCCGACCGCGTCGCGCTCCAGGGCCCGCACCGGCGCGAGTCGCACGCCACGCCACGCCACGCCACGCCAGACCACGGCACGGCCGGCTGCCCGGCCCCGACCGTTTGGCGGCGGGATGGAGGTTTTCCGGGGGCCGAGGTTCATCGAGATACACAACGACGCCGTCACACCGATGCTCGACCACAAGCATCCAGCATGTATAGGCCGGCCATTCCGGGAGATCTTTCCCGAGGTGGCGGACCGGCTTGTCCCGATGCTCGAAAAGGTGATGTCCGGCGACGGCGCGACCTGGGCGGAGGACTGGCCGTCCCGGCTCGATCGCCACGGTTACCTGGAGGACTGTTATTTCACCTTCTCCTACAGCCCGATCCGACGGCTCCCGGCCGGCGACGTCGTGGGAGTGTTCGCCGCGCTGCAGGAGACCACCCGGCAGGTTCTCGGCACACGACGCCTCCGATTTCTGCACGAGCTGGCCAGCGCCACCGCCGGGCAGAATTCGCAGCAGGATGTGTTCGCCCGTGGCGTCGAGATACTCGGCCGCTTCACCGCGGACATCCCCTGGTGTCTGGTCGTCCACCGGCGAGCGGAACCACGGCGGACGATCGCCGTGACGGCGTCCGCCGGCATCACGGTGGCACCCGGAAGCACGGGGCCGCCGTCCGTGCTCGAGGCCGGCGACGCCACCGCGGAACCCGAGGACATGATCTCCGCGGGACGGCCGTGGACTGTCAGTCGTCTTCCGGCCCGCCTGGCGTTACGCCAGTCGTCCGACGCCCCGCCCTCCACGACACGCTGACCGGGTCGCCGAACCGGGTGGCCCTGTTCGCGCAGCTCGAAAGCGCCATCGCCGAGGCCGGGAGGCGCCGGATACGGGCCGGCTTCCTCTTCGTGGATCTCGACGGATTCAAGCGGGTCAACGACACGTTGGGCCATCTCGCGGGCGATGACCTGCTCCGTCAGGTCGCCGAACGCCTCCGTCGCGCCGAGCAACCGATGATCAACCAGGTCCGCGTCGGCGTCAGGTCGTCATGTCGGGGACGGGCCTCGGGCTCGGTGGCCGGCGCACCCGGTTCCACCACAGGGAGAGGGCGACGGCCGCGGCGACGAGGAGGCCGCCGATGCCGGCGAACCAGGCGGCGATGTCCTTGTACTCGTGCGTCACGGTGATGGTGCGCGGCAGGTCCGCCAGGGCCTCCTGGAGCTGGCCCGCGTTCTGCGCGCGATAGTACGTGCCGCCGGTGGTGCCCGCGACCTCGCGCAGCGCGTCCTCGTCGATGGTCAGCGGGCTGCGGTCACCGGACCGGCCGCCCCCGCCGAAGCCGCCGAAGCCGCCGAAGCCGCCGAAGCCACGGCCGGAGGGGAAGGCGTCATCGCCGACCTGCGAGCTGTCGCAGACCATCGGCGCCGGCGTCGTCGTACCGAAGCCGATCGTGTAGACCCGCAGGCGGCGCGCGGCGGCCTCCTTCGCCGCCGTCTGCGGGTCCACGCCCTGGGTGTTGGCGCCGTCGGTGAGCACGACGACGACGTCGGCGGCGTAGGCCCCCGCAGCGTCTCCGGCACCGAGATTCACCCCGGTCGGGGGAACCGACGGATCGACGTCGGCGATGGCGTCGATGGACGCGAGGATCCCCTGACCGATGGCGGTGCCGCGCGACGTCGTGAGGCTCTTCAGCGCCTCCAGCAGCGTGTCGGTGTCGTCGGTCGGCGGAACGAGCAGGCCGGCGACGCCGGCGAAGGTGACCAGCCCGATGCGCGAGCCGCCCGGCTGGGCGCGGATGAAGTCGGCGGCCGCGTCCTCGGCGGCGGTGAGGCGGTTCGGGGCCACGTCGGTGGAACACATCGAGCCCGAGACGTCCAGCGCCAGCAGGATCGTCGTCGAGTTGGCCGCGACCGGCACGGTCGCCCGCGGGCGGGCCGCGCCGACGCCGAGAGTGACCAGCCCCAGGCCGAGCAGGGCGACGGGGACGTGCCGCTGCCAGCGCTTCCGGCCGGGCAGCGCGACGCGCAGCAGCGCGGCCGACGTCACCCGGACGGCGGCCCGGCGCCGGCGACGCCGGGTGAACCAGGCGACGGTGGCCAGCAGTGGCAGGGCGAGCAGCGTCACCAGTGCCCAGGGCCAGGTGAGGGACATCAGACGACCCTTCCCGTACGCAGGATCGTGAGGACTCCGCCGGCCGCCAGCAGCAGCACCGCGAACGCGATGAACGCCCCAGCCAGCGGCAGATCCTCGTTGTGCGTGGTCAGCCGCAGGTCGATGGCCGAGGCGACCCCGTCGAGCTCGGGGGCCCGCGAGGCGGGATGGTAGGAACCGCCGGTCGTCTGGGCGAGGGCCGTCAGCGTGTCCTGGTCCAGCGCGGTGTGCAGCCGGTAGCCGTCCACCTCGACGGTCGCCCCGGCCGCGGTCCCGACACCGACCGTCTCGACGTGCACCCCGGCGGCCGCGGCGGCCTGCGCCGCCGCCTCGACGGCGTCGCCGCCGCCCTCGGTACCGGTACCGCCCCCGCTGCCGCCCTCGACGTTGCCGCTGTCCTCGCCGTCGGAGAAGAGCACGATCGTCGCCGAGCTCCAGTACCCGAGGTCCGGCACGGTGCCGTCCGGTCCCGGCCGGACGGTCCGGCCGGTGATCGCGGACAGCGAGGTGAGGATGGCGTCGGCCAGCGACGTGCCGCCGGTGACGCTCAGCCGGTCGATCGCCGCGACGGCGGCCGCGTGGTCGGCGCTGGGCTGATGGGTGGTGAGCGCGCCGTTCTGGAAGGCGACCACACCGGCGTCGACGCTGGCGGGCAGGCCGTCGACGAACTCCCGGGCGGCCCGCTTCGCCGCGCCCAGGCGGGTGGGTGCCACGTCGGTCGCGTTCATGCTGTTCGAGACGTCCATGGCGACGATCACCGTCCCCGCGGCGCGGGAGACGGGGACGGAGGCCGCGGGCCCCGCCGCGGCGAGTGCGAGCACCGCGATCCCCGCGAGGCTGAGCCAGACCCCGGCCGGCGGCAGGCGTCGGCCGGCGCGGCCGCCGGCGCCGGCGGCCACACCCGCCGCGGCGAGCGCCGCCCGGCGCCGGCGGGACAGCCGCGTCGTGGCGACGGCGAGGGCCGCCACGACGAGCAGGCCGAGAACGAGCGGCCAGACGGCGGCGAGACTCACCCGCGCCTCCACCGGGTGCTGGCGACGACCGAGACGAGGGAGGTGAGCAGGTCGCGGTCGGTGTCGACGCGGTGCAGCGGGACCCCGGCGCGACGCATGCGCCCGGCCAGGTCGGCGTCGCGTTCCGCCACCGCGTCGCGCAGCCGGGCGCGCAGCAGCGGGTCACTGGAGTCGACGAGCAGCTGCTCACCGGTCTCGGCGTCCTCGACGAGGACGAGCCCCGCCTCGGGCAGACCGTCGTCGGCCGCGTCCACCACGCGCAGCGCCACGACGTCATGGCGGTGCGCCAGCCGCAGCAGCGGCCGGTCCCACTCACCGGTGCCGATGAAGTCGGAGATGACGATCACCAGCGACCGGCGCCGGACGAGCCGCGCCGCGGTCCCCAGCATCGTGGCGACGTCGGTGGTGGCCGCCCTCGGCGGTGCCGCGGCGGTGCGTTCGAGCTCGCGGCCGATGCGCAGCACCTGGGCGCGGCCGGTGCCCGCGGGCACCATCCGCGTCGTGGAGCCGTCGTAGAACAGCGCGCCGACCCGGTTTCCGGCGCGGCCGAACAGCCGCGCCAGTGTCAGCGCCAGCTCGGCCAGCACGTCGTGCTTCCCGCGGCCCGGGGCGCCGACCGTCATAGACGCCGACCGGTCGAGCACGAGCCACAGGGTCAGCTCGCGGTCCTCGGTGAACTGGCGCACCTGCGGCTCGTTCAGCCGGGCGGTCGCGTTCCAGTCGATGCGGCGGGCGTCGTCCTCCTCGACGTAGCCGCGCAGGCCGGCGAAGTCGAGGCCCGACCCGTGGTGGGTCGTGCGGTGGGCACCGAGGATCCGCCCGTCGAGACGGCGCACCACCCGCCATTCCAGCTGGAGCAGCAGCCGGTCGGACGCGCTCGCCATCACCGCTCCCGCAGCGGGACCTCGGGCATCCGCACGGCCCGCAGCACCCCGGCGATGACGGTGTCGGGGGCGACGTCGTCGGCCAGCGCCTCGTACGACAGCACGACCCGGTGGCGCAGCACGTCCGGGGCGAGCTCGTACAGGTCCTGCGGGACGACGTACTCCCGCCCGCGCAGGAAGGCCAGCGCCCGGGCGCTCAGCACCAGGGCGATGGACCCGCGCGGGCTGGCGCCGTAGGTGACGTAGCGGTCGAGCGTGCCCAGGCCCACCGTCCCCGGCGAGCGGGTGGCCGCGACGAGCCGTACCGCGTAGTCGACGACAGCCGGGTCGACGTACACCGCCTGGACGCCGGCCCGCATCCGCACCAGGTCCTCGGGCGTCAGGATCGCCTGGGTCGGCGCGGGCGGCCGCAGCGCCCGGTCGACGATGGCATGCTCCTCCACCGGGGCCGGGTAGCGCACGACGACCTTCATCATGAAGCGGTCGACCTGGGCCTCCGGCAGCGGATAGGTGCCCTCGGACTCGATCGGGTTCTGGGTCGCCATCACCAGGAACGGGTCGGGAACCTGGAAGGTCTCGCGCCCGATGGTCACCTGCCGCTCCTGCATCACCTCCAGCAGCGCGCTCTGCACCTTCGCCGGGGCCCGGTTGATCTCGTCGGCCAGCAGCAGGTTGGCGAAGACCGGGCCGAGCGTCGTCTCGAACTCGCCGGTGTGCTGGCGGTAGACGCGGGTGCCGACCAGGTCGGCGGGCAGCAGGTCCGGGGTGAACTGGATGCGCTGGAACTGCCCCCCGATCGCGACGGCCAGCGACTTCACGGCCAGCGTCTTGGCCAGCCCCGGCACGCCCTCGACGAGCAGATGGCCGCCGGAGAGCAGACCGACCGCCATCCGCTCCAGCAGCACGTCCTGCCCGACGATCGTGCGTTTCACCTCGAACAGCACCTGCTCGAGCGGACTGGCCACGGCGGTGGTGGCCGCGGGCGTCGCGGTCCTCCCACGCGGGCTGCCGACAGTGGCGTCCTGTGTCATCGTTACGTCGATACCTTTCGTGACGTCAGATCTGCGGCCCGCGGCCCCCGCCGGTACCGTCACCGCCACCACCGAGGGCGCTGCCGATGGGCACGGCGAAACCGATACCGGCGAAGGCGTCGTCCGAACCGGGGTCGGCGATGGAGACGACGATTCCGACGACCAGGCCGTCCGCGTCGAGCAGCGGGCCCCCGGAGCTGCCGGCGTTCACCGAGGCGTCGAACTGGATCAGGTTGGACAGCCGGCCGGTGTCCGTGGTCGCGGTGCGGCCGACGCCGGAGATGACACCGGAGGAGACGCTGTAGGTCAGGCCGAGCGGGTTGCCGACGGCGACCACCTCGCCGCCGACCTCGACCCGGCCGCCGAGCGTCGCCGGCACGACCGGCTGCGGCAGGGTCGCGGGGGTGAGTGTCGCGATGTCGGTGCCCGGGTCCGCCGAGGCGACCGTGGCGGTGGAGGTGGTTCCGTCGGAGAAGGTGAGGCTGATGGGCCCGCCGTCCGCGATGACGTGGTTGGCGGTGAGGACCGTGCCGTCGTTCGCCGCGACGACCCCGGAGCCGAGCGACCCGCCGCCGGTCCGCACCACCACCACCGAGGGCCCGACCCGCTGGTAGATGTCCGTGACGCTGGGGGGTCCGGTCGGGGTGGGGCTCGCCGTGACCGCCGGAGTTCCGGCGCCCCGCGCGCCCGGACTCCCGCCGGGCCGGGCCGCGAGCACCCCGACCGCCACGGCGAGCACGGCGATGGCGGCACAGCAGACCGGCAGCAGGATCTTGGTACCGCGCGGCCCGAACACGCGCCCGGTGGCCGCTCCGGACTCGGACCCAGACGCCATAACCGCACGTTAGGCCGCATACCTGAGCAGTACCTGAACATTGTCTGTGTACCAGCATGACGTCGACGGGACGCCTCGGTCGGGCAGGCTGGGTCAGCCGGGCAGCAGCAGCGCCGTGAGGGTGCGCTCGATCCAGCGGGCGAAGGCGTGGTCGTCGAGCCCGCGACCGTCAGGCGCGCGGTCGTCAGGCGCGCGGTCGTCGAGGTGGTGCTCCTCCAGCAGGAGCCAGACCGTGTACCAGTTGAGGGTCGACCAGACGTCGCGGGCGGCGGTGTCGACGGTCAGCCCGGGCCGCAGCGGCCCCCGGGCCGCCACCGCGGCGACGAACCCCCGCATGTCGGCGTAGCGGCGTTCCTCCTGCTCCCGCCAACGTTTCCCGAGAGCCTCGTCGACCGCGCTGGCCTGCATGAACGCCCGGCTGATCGCCGCCACACGACGGGCCGGGCCGATGCTCATCAGCCCGAACAGACGTAGTTGCTCACGCTGGTCGGGCGCGTCCAGCGCCGCCCGGAAGTCGGCCTGCTCGGCGAGGGGACGATCAGCCCGGTCCGCGTCCCCTCCCCCGGTCACCGCGCGTTCCAACGCCAGCTCCAGCAGACGCGCCTTGCCCGCCAGCGCGTAGACCGACTCGACCGCGACGCCGGCCTCCGCCGCGATGGCGCGCATCGTGGTACCGGCGTAACCGTGCGCGCCGAAGACCACGACCGCGGCGTCCAGGATCGCCGCGCGGGTGGCCTGGGCCTGGGCGGCCCGCAGCGGCGAGTGGTAGGCGCGAGTCGTCCTGCCGACCAATTTCACTCCATCATGACTGGGTCCAATACTGTCACGCTGCATCGATCATAGGGAAGGGAGCACCTCCGATGGCCAGCGCCACCGCCTACCTGCTGATTCACGAGGCCATCCGCGTGGAGACGCGCCGCCTGGCCGACTTCGCCACGGAGCTGGCCGCCGGCCGCCGCCACGCCGGACCGGCCCAGCTCGCCGCGCTGCGGGCGCACCTCGACGAGGTCGTCGACGTGATCCACCATCACCACGTCGGCGAGGACATGCACCTGTGGCCGCTGCTGCGGCGGTTCGCCGGCCCCTTCGAGCGCGTGGACGGGCTCGACCTCCTGGACGGACTCGGCAGCGACCACGACCTGCTGGACCCGCCGATGGAACGGGTCCGCACGGCACTCGCCCGCCTCACCGCGCCCGGCGCCGCCGCCGAGTTCGCCACGGCCTGCGCCACCCTGCTGACCCTGATGGACGAGCACCTGACCGCCGAGGAGTCCGTCGTCGTGCCGATCCTGATCGAGCGGGTACCGGACGACGAACTGGTCGCCATGGAGAAGCGGATGCAGCGCGGGAGCAGGATCCGGCTCGGGTTCGCGCTGCCGTGGCTCGACGCGGCCGACCCGGCCCGGATGGCCGAGGTCGCCGGCCAGCTCGGGCCGGTCCTCCCAGCGCTGCTGGCCCTCACCCGCCGCGGTTACCGGCGCCGCGTCCGCGCCGCCTACGGCGTCACCGTCACGAGCCCCGGGCCGGTCACCCTGCGAGGACAGGCCGAGATCGTCATCGAAGCCACCCCGGAGCAGGTGTACGAGGCGGTCACGGACGTCGTCCGAATGGCTCGCCACAGCCCGGAGTGCTACCGCTGCGCGTGGCTCGACGGGGCGGCCGAGCCGCTGCCGGGTGCCCGTTTCCGCGGCTGGAACCGCTTCCGGGGTGCCCGCTGGAGCCGGGAGTGCGAGATCGTCACCGCCGAGCCGGGCGTGGCCTTCGCCTACCGCACCGTACGCACCGCGACCAGGCCGGACAGCACGCTGTGGCGCTTCGAGCTGGCCCCGGCCGCCGCGGGCACCCGGCTCCGCCAGACGTTCGAGCTCTCCGGCGCGCCGCCCGTCATGGTGTTCGAGCGGCTGAGCGGCCGCGACACCAGCACGCCGAAGGCGATGGCGCGCACCCTCGCCCGGCTGCGGGACGACATCCTCAGCGGCTCGGGCGCGGGCAGCCCGGCCGGGCTCGTCGTCACCACCGGGCCCGACAGCGCCACCAGGCCCGTCGTCACCACCGGGCCCGTCGTCACCACCAGGCCCGACAGCGCCGCCGGGCCCGACAGCGCCGGCGCGTCGGACGTCGCCGGTGAGCCGGGTCCCACCCGCGGTCCGGACGCCGCCCGCGAACCGGGAGGCCACGGCCGCCTCGGCGAGGATCTGGTCGGCGCACGCATCAGCGGGCAGGGCGGGCGAGGCGAATGAGCCGGCGAAGGCGAAACGGATGAGGCCGCGGGAGGTCGACCGGACCGTTTGAGGCCAACGCCCCCAATATGAAGGAAATCACGGATCGAACGTGGATCTCCTGTTGAAGTGGCATCGAGGGCGATATCGTCGGCTGGCTGATCGGGCGATGTCCCGGTCCCGGCGACGTCCGCGCGTAGGAGGCCTGATGCCCCGCACCCGCGCCCGTTACACCAGGGGCGGCGGAGCCTGGCGGCTCGTCGCGGCACTGGCCGCCTGGTGGCTGTGGATCCCGCTGGCGGTGTTCGTCTGGTGGGCCTTCATCAGCCTTTTCCTGGCGGGAATCGGCCCGCTTCATCTCGGCCTGTGGAGCTGGCTCGACAGTTGGTACGCGGTCGATTCCGGGCAGCGCTGGCTGTACGTCCTCATCGGGGCGGTGGGCAGCGCGGTCCTGACCGGGGTGTACCGGGAGGACGCGCCCGGGATGTCGACCGTCATCGCGGTCCTGGCTGTCGCCCTCGCCGCCACCGCCGTCGTGATGTTCGTCCGGGCCGTCTGGGACAACGACAAGGACCTGGGCCGTTTCTACTCGGCGGCGACCACGATCGTCGTCCCGGATGTCGACGAGCCGCCGGCCGGTGTCGCCGTTCTCCTCGACGGGAACCCGGTCGGCGACGGCGACCGCTGCGACCTGCTGGAACCGGCCGGCGACGACGTGCCGGTCTGCATCCGGGAGGGGACCCTGCCGAGCGACGGCTGGGAGCCGCGGCTGGGCTCGCTCGACGGGGCCCGCTTCGTGATGACCCGGAGCTCGGGGGGCGCGGGGAACGTCTCCCTGATGGAGGACACCCTCACCTACCTCAACGGCGGTGACGGGAACGACGGCGGGCCCCGCTGGTCCGGGATCCGGGACGGCGCCGGCCGCGCCACCCCGCTGGACGGCGTGGTGGAATGGACCGGCGGGACCGAGGCTCCGACGGAATGCCGTTTCAGCGGCGACCATCGCATCGACCGGGCTTTCGCCGGCGAACTGGGCAACAGCCTGCCGAATCTGCTGAACGACCGCTTTCCACGACTGTTCTTCGAGATCGACGACGCCTGGGGCTACTGCCGCGGCACCGAGCCGGTCATCGTCCTGCCGGTCCAGGAGCAGATCCATTACAAGCACCGGACGGTCATGACCACCGGCGGGATTGTGATCGTCCGCGGCTCGCCGTCCGGCGGCGCGATCCTCGAGCACCGGCGGTCCGTCCGTCCGGGTGAGCTGCCCGGTCCCGTCTACCCCGACTCGCTCGTGGAGGCGCAGCGCGACTCGGTGCGGTGGGCCGGGGGGCGCGGGCTGATGGACCGGGCGAACTTCGGCTTCGTCCCCGGCGACTCCACGAACCAGGAAGGCAACCACGCGGACTACCTGCTGCGCAGCGTCGACGACGGCCGGCTCTACTGGGTGACCCCGGCGGCGCCCCGCGCGAGCGACTCCCAGCGGTTCGTCGCGTACGAGCTGGTCCCGGCGGACACGGTGAACGCGGGTGAGCTCAACCCGCTGTCGGTCTTCGTCCTCGACGACGACGATCGTCGTATCGTCAACATCGACCAACTGGTCGCGGCCGCGGTCGAGTACCTCGCCCGCGCCGACCCCGGGCTGGTGAGTTCCGGCGGAAAGATCGTCGAGTTCCTCCCCCTGCACGACGACGTGTGGCAGGGCTACGTCGAGATCAACGGCCGGGTCGTCTACCGGATCTCCATCAGCTATTCGAACCGGATCCCGACCGAACTGGTCGCGCTGGCCGCCCGGGGCACCCCGACGCCGCCGTCGGGCGGGGGCACCGCGACCCCGGCACCGGAGCGGACCCAGCCGCCCGCGGACCAGTGCGGACGTCCACCGGGCCAGCTCTCCGCCGGGCAGCTCGCCGCCTGCATCCAGGCGTTCGCCGACGAGCTCGCCAGCCGCGCCCCGGCGGCGACCGCGACCGGGTGAGAGGAACGCGTCCGGCCTGAAGATGCCCCGACGACAGCGTGAGACGGACGGACTCCAGTGGATCTTCATCTGAACGGCAGGGTCGCGCTCGTCACCGGAGGCTCGCGCGGCATCGGGTACGCGATCGCCTCCCGCCTGTCGGCTGAGGGCTGCCGGGTGGGAATCTGCGGACGCGATCCCGACACGCTCGCGGCGGCGACAGCCGGCCTCGGACGGGCCGACTCCGACGTCGTCGGCGTCGTCGCCGACGTGACCGGACCGGGCGAGGTCGAACGCTTCGTCGATACCGCCGCCGAGGCCCTCGGCGGCGTCGGCCTGCTGGTCGCGAACGTCGGCGGCACCGTCGGCGGGAGCCTGCTCGACTCCACCCCCGACGACTGGTCCCGGACGTTCGAGCTCAACACCGGGCACGCCGTCCGGGCGATCCGCACCGCCGTCCCACACATGCGGGACAACGGCGGCGGCGCGGTCGTCATCGTCTCGTCGATCTCCGCGTCGAAGCCGTCGCCGCAGGCGCAGTACGGGGCGGCCAAGGCCGCCGAGAACTACCTGGCCTCGGCCTTCGCCCGGGAGCTGGGCCCGCTCAATATCCGCGTCAACGCGGTGAGCCCGGGATCCGTCCTCTTCCCCGGCGGCGGGTGGGAGCTGTACTCCCGGCGGCACCCGGACGCGTTCGACGAGTTCGTCCAGCGAGACTTCCCCGCCCGCCGGCTGGGCACCGTCGACGAGGTGGCGGACGTGGTCACTTTCCTGCTCTCGCCCCGGGCCAGCTGGGTGAACGGAGCCACCGTCGCCGTGGACGGCGCCCAGGGCCGACCGAGCGCCAGCGGGTACTGAGCCGGCCGGCAGGGCGGCAGTCCGACGGGTCCCGCGAGCCGGCCACGATGGGCACCCGGCGTGCCGCGGTGAGACGGGCTGACGGAACCGGCCGGTGACAGCGCACAGGCGGTGACCCTCAGCACCCGAAACCTCACCAGTGGATGCTCGACGAGGGGCGGGAGATCCGCGGGGCCCGGTTCCGAGGCGGCCACCGCGCCCCCCATCCGAGGCTCGGGCGCAACTCACGCTACCATTAACGCTAACTTAGCTTAACAAGCTAACTACATCACCATCCGCAACATGGACAATACGCCGCGAATCCGACATCAATCAGAGCACCGGCTATTCTATTCATACCCAGCTGACGATTTGGAGCGTGCGTGAGCGGCTCGAGAAGCTCCACTGCGCAGGTCGGCATGATCGTGCGCGCCCCGAAGACCGCCGAGATCATTGCGACTCACCTGCGAGGTCAGGTGGTGCGGGGCGAGTTGCGGACCGGGCAGACCCTGCCGCCCGAGACCCAGTTGATGGAGCAGTTCGGTGTGTCGCGGCCGACCTTGCGCGAGGCGTTCCGCATCCTCGAGGCCGAGTCGCTCATCAGTGTCCGCCGGGGGAGCCGCGGTGGGGCGCAGGTGACCACGCCGGACCTTTCGGTCGCCGCCCGAGCCGTCGGGCTGCAGCTGCAGATCCAGGGGACGACGATCGACGACGTCTACCAGGCCCGGATGGTCTCCGAGCCCGCCTGTGCGCGGCTGCTCGCGCAGCGGCGCGAGGACCAGGACATCGCCGATCTGACCGAGGTGGTCGAGGCGCTGAAGGCCGAGGTCGCCAAGCACGGGACGTTCGTGCCGGACCCCGACGTCTGGTCGTCACTGACCTACCGCTTCCACGAACTGATCCTGCAGCGCTCGGGCAACAGGACCCTGGCGGTCCAGGGCGCGGTCCTGCAGGACATCGTGGCGACGCACATCCGCACGCGGGTCCAGCGCTACGACGAGAACGACACGCCGGAGCGCTTCCAGCGGGTGATCCGCTCGTACGAGAGGTTCATCAGCCTGATCCGGAACAGGAACGCCGACATGGCGGAGCGGCACTGGCGCTCGCACATGGAGGCCGCGGCCCAGTACCTGCTCAAGGACGACCTCAGGAACAAGTCCGTCGTCGAGCTGTTCTCCTGACCCGGCCGGCGCGCCGGCCGCCGGACCCGTTTCGGACGGACGTTCAGGCGGGTTTCGCCGGCGGCCGGCGGACGGGACGGTTCAGCGAGGGGCCATCCGGATGGCCCCGTCCAGCCGGACGGTCTCGCCGTTCACATACGGGTTCTCGAGCAGGCTGATCGCCATGTGGGCGTAGTCCTCGGGTGAGCCGAGCCGACTGGGATGAGGCACGGTGCGCTCGAGCGCCTCGCGGATGTCCGCGCGCAGCCGGGCCAGCATCGGGGTGTCGAAGACGCCGGGCGCGATCGTGTTGACGCGGATCTGCCGGCTGGCCAGGTCGCGCGCGGCCACGAGCGTGATTCCGTGCACACCCGCCTTCGACGCGGTGTAGGATGTCTGCCCGATCTGGCCGTCGAACGCGGCGACCGAGGCCGTCAGCACGACGGCGCCACGCTCGCCGTCGACGATCTCGCCCGCGGCGATCCGCGCGGCCGCCAGGCGCAGCACGTTGTAGGTGCCGATCAGGTTCACCCGCACGACCTCGGCGAAGGTGTCCAGGGCACCCGGCCGGTCGTCCCGGTCGAGGATGCGGACGCGGTCTCCGCCACGGCCGGCACAGTGCACGACCGCGCGCAACGTGCCGTGCGCCTGCTGGGCCACGTCCAGGGCGTGGTTCACCGAGGCCTCGTCGGCGACGTCGGTCTCGATGTACACGGCCCGGTCACCGAGCGCGGCGAGGACGCCCTCTCCCGGCGGGTTGAGATCGGCGATCGCGACCTCCGCTCCCGCGGCGGCCAGCCGTCGCGCGGTCGCCAGGCCCAGGCCGGACGAGCCGCCGGTGACGAATGCCGGGACGGACTTCAGGTTCATGACGCTCCTCGGGGCGACGGGCGGGAGAAACCGTCGATGCCGCGGCCCGGGTCTGGCCCGGCGTCAGGCATCGATCAGCTCGATGACGGTCGCGTTGGCCATACCGCCGGCCTCGCACATGGTCTGCAGGCCGTAGCGGACGCCGTGGTCACGCATGTGGTGGATCATGCGGGTCATCAGGATCG
Encoded here:
- a CDS encoding DUF58 domain-containing protein — its product is MASASDRLLLQLEWRVVRRLDGRILGAHRTTHHGSGLDFAGLRGYVEEDDARRIDWNATARLNEPQVRQFTEDRELTLWLVLDRSASMTVGAPGRGKHDVLAELALTLARLFGRAGNRVGALFYDGSTTRMVPAGTGRAQVLRIGRELERTAAAPPRAATTDVATMLGTAARLVRRRSLVIVISDFIGTGEWDRPLLRLAHRHDVVALRVVDAADDGLPEAGLVLVEDAETGEQLLVDSSDPLLRARLRDAVAERDADLAGRMRRAGVPLHRVDTDRDLLTSLVSVVASTRWRRG
- a CDS encoding S1C family serine protease, with the translated sequence MASGSESGAATGRVFGPRGTKILLPVCCAAIAVLAVAVGVLAARPGGSPGARGAGTPAVTASPTPTGPPSVTDIYQRVGPSVVVVRTGGGSLGSGVVAANDGTVLTANHVIADGGPISLTFSDGTTSTATVASADPGTDIATLTPATLPQPVVPATLGGRVEVGGEVVAVGNPLGLTYSVSSGVISGVGRTATTDTGRLSNLIQFDASVNAGSSGGPLLDADGLVVGIVVSIADPGSDDAFAGIGFAVPIGSALGGGGDGTGGGRGPQI
- a CDS encoding VWA domain-containing protein; the encoded protein is MSLTWPWALVTLLALPLLATVAWFTRRRRRRAAVRVTSAALLRVALPGRKRWQRHVPVALLGLGLVTLGVGAARPRATVPVAANSTTILLALDVSGSMCSTDVAPNRLTAAEDAAADFIRAQPGGSRIGLVTFAGVAGLLVPPTDDTDTLLEALKSLTTSRGTAIGQGILASIDAIADVDPSVPPTGVNLGAGDAAGAYAADVVVVLTDGANTQGVDPQTAAKEAAARRLRVYTIGFGTTTPAPMVCDSSQVGDDAFPSGRGFGGFGGFGGFGGGGRSGDRSPLTIDEDALREVAGTTGGTYYRAQNAGQLQEALADLPRTITVTHEYKDIAAWFAGIGGLLVAAAVALSLWWNRVRRPPSPRPVPDMTT
- a CDS encoding AAA family ATPase; the encoded protein is MTQDATVGSPRGRTATPAATTAVASPLEQVLFEVKRTIVGQDVLLERMAVGLLSGGHLLVEGVPGLAKTLAVKSLAVAIGGQFQRIQFTPDLLPADLVGTRVYRQHTGEFETTLGPVFANLLLADEINRAPAKVQSALLEVMQERQVTIGRETFQVPDPFLVMATQNPIESEGTYPLPEAQVDRFMMKVVVRYPAPVEEHAIVDRALRPPAPTQAILTPEDLVRMRAGVQAVYVDPAVVDYAVRLVAATRSPGTVGLGTLDRYVTYGASPRGSIALVLSARALAFLRGREYVVPQDLYELAPDVLRHRVVLSYEALADDVAPDTVIAGVLRAVRMPEVPLRER
- a CDS encoding VWA domain-containing protein, producing MSLAAVWPLVLGLLVVAALAVATTRLSRRRRAALAAAGVAAGAGGRAGRRLPPAGVWLSLAGIAVLALAAAGPAASVPVSRAAGTVIVAMDVSNSMNATDVAPTRLGAAKRAAREFVDGLPASVDAGVVAFQNGALTTHQPSADHAAAVAAIDRLSVTGGTSLADAILTSLSAITGRTVRPGPDGTVPDLGYWSSATIVLFSDGEDSGNVEGGSGGGTGTEGGGDAVEAAAQAAAAAGVHVETVGVGTAAGATVEVDGYRLHTALDQDTLTALAQTTGGSYHPASRAPELDGVASAIDLRLTTHNEDLPLAGAFIAFAVLLLAAGGVLTILRTGRVV
- a CDS encoding TetR/AcrR family transcriptional regulator produces the protein MVGRTTRAYHSPLRAAQAQATRAAILDAAVVVFGAHGYAGTTMRAIAAEAGVAVESVYALAGKARLLELALERAVTGGGDADRADRPLAEQADFRAALDAPDQREQLRLFGLMSIGPARRVAAISRAFMQASAVDEALGKRWREQEERRYADMRGFVAAVAARGPLRPGLTVDTAARDVWSTLNWYTVWLLLEEHHLDDRAPDDRAPDGRGLDDHAFARWIERTLTALLLPG
- a CDS encoding PAS domain-containing protein — protein: MEVFRGPRFIEIHNDAVTPMLDHKHPACIGRPFREIFPEVADRLVPMLEKVMSGDGATWAEDWPSRLDRHGYLEDCYFTFSYSPIRRLPAGDVVGVFAALQETTRQVLGTRRLRFLHELASATAGQNSQQDVFARGVEILGRFTADIPWCLVVHRRAEPRRTIAVTASAGITVAPGSTGPPSVLEAGDATAEPEDMISAGRPWTVSRLPARLALRQSSDAPPSTTR